The following proteins come from a genomic window of Bos mutus isolate GX-2022 chromosome 23, NWIPB_WYAK_1.1, whole genome shotgun sequence:
- the LOC102280288 gene encoding LOW QUALITY PROTEIN: complement C4-A-like (The sequence of the model RefSeq protein was modified relative to this genomic sequence to represent the inferred CDS: inserted 1 base in 1 codon): protein MRLLWGLIWASCFFALSLQKPRLLLFSPSVVRIGVPLSVAVKLQDAPSGQVVRGSVFLRNPSHVNELCSPKVDFSLSSDRDFILLNVPIPQEQARVCRLHLLRRAPEVQLMVQSSWLRDSLSKQTDMQGVNLLFSSRRGHLFLQTDQPVYNPGQQVRYRVFALDQKMRPATDILTVTVENSQGFRVQKREVFAPSSIFQDSFLIPDISEPGTWKISARFSDSLDSNSSTQFEVKKYVLPNFEVKIIPENPYILTTPGFLSDIQVIIQARYIYGKPVQGVAYVRFGLLGEDGEKTFLRGLESQTKLVDGQCQISLQKAEFQGVLEKLNISTDDLPGLRLYVAAAVIESPGGEMEEAELTSWRFVSSPFSLDLSKTKQQLIPGVPFLLQALVRDMSGSPASGIPVKVSAKLFSGSTSKNRDFEQNTDGSGQVIVSIGVPRTISEVQLSVSAGSPYPAVGSLTVKAPLSRSSGFLSIEWQNPRPLKVGETLNLNLRAVGISGSFSYFYYMIVSRGQIVSVHREPRSHLTSISVFVDHHLVPSFHLVAFYYHGGVPVANSLRVDVQAGGCEGKLELNVDSSKAYRPGDTVKLNLKTESRALVALGAVDTALYAVGGKSHKPLDMVKVFEAMNSYDLGCGPGGGDTAPQVFKAAGLAFSDGDHRTEIRKSVSCPKESKSRKKRNVNFQKAIHEKLGQYTSPVAKRCCQDGLTRLPMARTCEQRAARVQQPACREPFLSCCQFAESLRKKARTRGQVGLARAMELLQEEDLIEEDDIPVRSFFPENWLWKVEEVDRFSQLRLLLPDSLTTWEIHGVSLSKTTGLCVATPARLRVFREFHMHLRLPVSVRRFEQLELRPVLYNYLDSDLTVSVHVSPVEGLCLAXGGGLAQQVQVPAGSARPVGFSVVPIAAAAVSLKVVARGSFDFPVGDAISKILQVEVNGTPLNLGPQLPDSSPALALSLQQG from the exons ATGAGGCTCCTCTGGGGGCTGATCTGGGCATCTTGCTTCTTCGCCTTGTCTCTGCAGAAGCCCAG GTTGctcctgttttctccttctgTGGTTCGCATAGGGGTCCCCCTGTCTGTGGCCGTGAAACTCCAGGATGCTCCTTCAGGACAGGTGGTGAGAGGATCCGTGTTCCTGAGGAACCCATCCCATGTTAATGAGCTCTGCTCCCCGAAGGTGGATTTCAGCCTCAGCTCAGACAGAGACTTCATACTCCTCAACGTCCCG ATCCCCCAGGAACAGGCCAGGGTCTGTCGCCTCCATCTGCTCCGCAGAGCCCCCGAGGTGCAGCTGATGGTGCAGTCCTCATGGCTAAGGGACTCTCTGTCCAAACAGACAGACATGCAGGGTGTCAACCTGTTGTTCTCCTCTCGCCGGGGGCACCTCTTTCTGCAGACGGACCAGCCCGTTTATAACCCTGGCCAGCAGG TTCGCTACCGAGTCTTTGCTCTGGATCAGAAGATGCGCCCGGCCACTGACATCCTCACGGTCACGGTGGAG AACTCTCAAGGCTTCCGCGTGCAGAAAAGGGAAGTGTTTGCTCCCTCCTCCATCTTCCAGGACAGCTTTTTGATCCCAGACATCTCAGA GCCAGGAACATGGAAAATCTCAGCCCGATTCTCAGACAGCCTGGATTCCAATAGCAGCACCCAGTTTGAGGTGAAGAAATATG TTCTCCCCAACTTTGAGGTGAAGATCATTCCTGAAAACCCCTACATCCTGACAACACCTGGCTTTCTTAGTGACATCCAAGTGATCATCCAGGCCAG GTACATCTACGGGAAGCCAGTGCAGGGGGTGGCATACGTGCGCTTTGGGCTCCTGGGTGAGGACGGTGAAAAGACTTTCCTGCGGGGCCTGGAGAGTCAGACCAAG CTGGTGGATGGCCAGTGCCAAATTTCCCTGCAAAAGGCTGAGTTTCAGGGTGTGCTGGAGAAGCTTAATATTAGCACTGATGACCTCCCAGGGCTGCGCCTGTATGTTGCAGCAGCTGTTATTGAGTCTCCAG GAGGAGAGATGGAGGAGGCAGAGCTCACGTCCTGGCGTTTCGTGTCATCTCCCTTCTCCCTGGATCTAAGCAAAACCAAGCAGCAGCTTATACCTGGGGTCCCCTTCCTGCTGCAG GCCCTGGTCCGTGACATGTCAggctccccagcctctggcattCCCGTCAAAGTGTCTGCCAAGTTGTTTTCTGGATCGACTTCTAAAAACCGGGACTTTGAACAGAACACAGATGGGAGCGGCCAAGTCATCGTCTCCATTGGTGTTCCTCGGACCATCTCAGAAGTGCAGCTCTCG GTGTCTGCAGGCTCCCCCTACCCTGCGGTAGGCAGTCTCACTGTGAAAGCGCCCCTGTCCAGAAGCTCTGGGTTTCTGTCCATTGAGTGGCAGAATCCGCGACCTCTTAAAGTCGGAGAGACCCTTAACCTAAACCTGCGAGCCGTGGGCATCAGTGGGAGCTTCTCCTACTTCTACTACATG ATCGTGTCCCGGGGCCAGATCGTGTCTGTACAtcgagagcccaggagccacctgACCTCCATCTCCGTGTTTGTGGACCATCACCTGGTGCCCTCCTTCCACCTCGTGGCCTTCTACTATCACGGGGGCGTCCCGGTGGCCAACTCCCTGCGAGTGGACGTCCAGGCTGGAGGCTGTGAGGGGAAG CTGGAGCTGAACGTGGACAGTTCCAAGGCGTATCGTCCTGGGGACACTGTGAAACTCAACCTGAAAACAGAGTCTCGAGCCCTGGTGGCCCTGGGAGCTGTGGACACGGCTCTGTATGCTGTGGGTGGCAAGTCCCACAAACCCCTCGACATGGTCAAG GTCTTCGAAGCTATGAACAGCTATGACCTTGGCTGTGGTCCCGGCGGTGGAGACACTGCCCCTCAAGTGTTCAAAGCAGCTGGTCTGGCCTTTTCTGATGGAGACCATCGGACTGAAATCAGAAAGA GTGTGAGCTGTCCCAAGGAGTCAAAGTctaggaaaaagagaaatgtgaACTTCCAAAAGGCGATTCATGAGAAAC TGGGCCAGTACACTTCCCCCGTCGCCAAGCGCTGCTGCCAGGACGGGCTGACGCGGCTGCCCATGGCGCGCACCTGTGAGCAGCGGGCGGCCCGGGTGCAGCAGCCGGCCTGCCGCGAGCCCTTCCTGTCCTGCTGCCAGTTTGCCGAGAGCCTGCGCAAGAAGGCCCGGACCAGGGGCCAGGTGGGCCTGGCCCGAG CCATGGAGCTCCTGCAGGAGGAGGACCTGATCGAAGAGGATGACATCCCCGTGCGCAGCTTCTTCCCCGAGAACTGGCTTTGGAAAGTGGAAGAAGTGGACCGCTTCTCCCA ATTGCGACTGCTGCTCCCGGACTCTCTGACCACGTGGGAGATCCACGGCGTGAGCCTGTCCAAAACCACAG GCTTGTGTGTGGCCACCCCGGCCCGACTCCGAGTGTTCCGTGAATTCCACATGCACCTCCGCCTGCCGGTCTCTGTCCGCCGCTTTGAGCAGCTCGAGCTGCGGCCTGTCCTCTACAACTACCTGGATAGCGATCTGACT GTGAGCGTCCACGTGTCCCCAGTGGAGGGGCTGTGCCTGG GGGGTGGAGGGCTCGCCCAGCAGGTGCAGGTGCCCGCGGGCTCTGCCCGGCCCGTTGGCTTCTCTGTGGTGCCCATCGCAGCTGCTGCCGTGTCCCTGAAGGTGGTGGCTCGAGGATCCTTTGATTTCCCTGTGGGGGACGCAATATCTAAGATTCTACAAGTCGAGGTGAATGGCACACCCCTGAATCTAGGTCCCCAGCTCCCAGATTCATCCCCTGCTCTGGCCCTCTCCCTGCAACAGGGCTGA